A single window of Lytechinus variegatus isolate NC3 chromosome 8, Lvar_3.0, whole genome shotgun sequence DNA harbors:
- the LOC121419487 gene encoding selenoprotein S-like isoform X1: MSGIFEDRELTEEGNTTPESVSYGLSTASEFIANYGWFILFGVIGLVFINNWLDTRLQGWKKQRSQESNLNKYNANEVLERQEALERARQRLQAQYDAEAEEYLQKQKEKEEEKRKEEIEDWERHQKGLGYKSKKKAQEEAEEAEARGASRENKPKKKLRDDYNPLWGGQGSGFRPAPRRGFSGGG; the protein is encoded by the exons ATGTCGGGGATTTTCGAAGATCGTGAGCTGACAGAAGAAGGGAACACGACACCAGAGAGTGTCTCATACGGACTGTCAACAG CCTCTGAGTTCATAGCCAACTATGGATGGTTCATTCTCTTTGGTGTGATAGGTTTAGTTTTTATCAACAACTGGCTGGATACGAGACTACAAGGATGGAAGAAACAGAGAAGCCAGGAATCAAATCTCAACAAATACA ATGCGAATGAAGTATTAGAGAGACAGGAAGCCTTGGAGAGAGCAAGACAAAGACTACAGGCCCAGTATGATGCTGAGGCTGAAGAATATCTTCAGAAACAGAAAGAG aaagaagaggagaagagAAAGGAGGAGATAGAAGACTGGGAGCGTCATCAGAAAGGTCTTGGTTACAAATCAAAAAAGAAAGCTCAGGAG gAAGCTGAGGAAGCGGAAGCCCGTGGAGCGAGTCGAGAGAATAAACCTAAGAAGAAACTCCGAGATG ATTACAATCCACTATGGGGCGGACAAGGTTCAGGATTCAGGCCGGCACCTAGACGAGGATTCAGCGGAGGTGGATGA
- the LOC121419487 gene encoding selenoprotein S-like isoform X2 yields the protein MSGIFEDRELTEEGNTTPESVSYGLSTASEFIANYGWFILFGVIGLVFINNWLDTRLQGWKKQRSQESNLNKYNANEVLERQEALERARQRLQAQYDAEAEEYLQKQKEKEEEKRKEEIEDWERHQKGLGYKSKKKAQEEAEARGASRENKPKKKLRDDYNPLWGGQGSGFRPAPRRGFSGGG from the exons ATGTCGGGGATTTTCGAAGATCGTGAGCTGACAGAAGAAGGGAACACGACACCAGAGAGTGTCTCATACGGACTGTCAACAG CCTCTGAGTTCATAGCCAACTATGGATGGTTCATTCTCTTTGGTGTGATAGGTTTAGTTTTTATCAACAACTGGCTGGATACGAGACTACAAGGATGGAAGAAACAGAGAAGCCAGGAATCAAATCTCAACAAATACA ATGCGAATGAAGTATTAGAGAGACAGGAAGCCTTGGAGAGAGCAAGACAAAGACTACAGGCCCAGTATGATGCTGAGGCTGAAGAATATCTTCAGAAACAGAAAGAG aaagaagaggagaagagAAAGGAGGAGATAGAAGACTGGGAGCGTCATCAGAAAGGTCTTGGTTACAAATCAAAAAAGAAAGCTCAGGAG GAAGCGGAAGCCCGTGGAGCGAGTCGAGAGAATAAACCTAAGAAGAAACTCCGAGATG ATTACAATCCACTATGGGGCGGACAAGGTTCAGGATTCAGGCCGGCACCTAGACGAGGATTCAGCGGAGGTGGATGA